The Neoarius graeffei isolate fNeoGra1 chromosome 1, fNeoGra1.pri, whole genome shotgun sequence region CAGAAGACAGCAGCGATCAGCTAACAATGGTTTGCGCACGCGCGCTAACAACGGCAAAAACGTTTACTTACCAGATAAGGCCAGTTAATACGAAAAGCAACGATAATACTATAAAAGTATTTCCCCTGGTGAACACCCTTCCCACGGAGGCAACGTGAATGTAAAAATCAGCCCTGTCCATCTCATTCACCAAAATTTTCCGCCATTTCCTTGATTCTGTTCAGATTGTGAACTGCAACGACATTGGTGACGTCAGACGTCACGTTTGACTGATAATGaaaacaggggcgcagataggatttttgaactggggggggactgagctgtcagcaaatgattacattttgtgtatatatatatatatatatatatatatatatatatacacatacacacactaccgttcaaaagtttggggtcactttgaaatgtccttatttttgaaagaaaagcactgttcttttcaatgcagatcactttaaactaatcagaaatccactctatacattgctaatgtggtaaatgactattctagctgcaaatgtctggtttttggtgcaatatctccataggtgtatagaggctcatttccagcaactctcactccagtgttctaatggtacaatgtgtttgctcattgcctcagaaggctaatggatgattagaaaacccttgtacaatcatgttagcacagctgaaaacagttgagctctttagagaagctataaaactgaccttcctttgagcagattgagtttctggagcatcacatttgtggggtcgattaaatgctcaaaatggccagaaaaatgtcttgactatattttctattcattttacaacttatggtggtaaattaaagtgtgacttttcatggaaaacacaaaattatctgggtgaccccaaacttttgaacggtagtgtgtatacatgttatttcacctccctcactgccatcaccaggaactacctgcaggccaggacaatgataacattttaacatagcctatggaaatccaaagtttacacattatcatcacgcacagaaattgaaaaactgcaaaactagttttaaaaccgctaagttccaactgttaaacatagcgagaggctgggctacgtgtgtgtgtgtaaagtgtaaaccagtgcatcctgactttctaactatgcctgtgtgttgcgtgagcggcagtcagtcaacaactcttcgcaaagtttccttatgaaacaatatgctcgctgaaattatggcagggaacgccagattaaacattaaaactgccttctgagcactgtatctacaggctaccaccgaaagaaggaggctaccagaaaggcatctctactccgtacgattttactttcactacgacattaccttGAACAGACtaccaaaaaattgcaaggtgatatgataaagtaaggcacagtttatttACAgtcggtttttgttttgtttttttgaaaaaacgatgcaatcgttttctgccttttggcacccttcatcatgccgtgttggggtcctgaactaggaggcgctgtccctgatatgcctgtcaaacttgttatgggtaaccatagcaaccaagctcgagctcgcaacctgtgcagtctgcgcagttgcaactatgtctgtactgctgtgcacctcaataaaccgaatggtaattagtcttttgatttttccgtgaggtttgccttatgcaaaaaaagacagcatagacattttttcctccctataagtgggggggaccgaacgaggtgaatttaaatctgggcgggacgaatcccccccatccccccctctatctgcgcccgtgaatgAAAATATATTAGTATGTGTATTCAAAAAAATAAATTCCAATACAATCAAAACGTGTTAACTTGCTCAGAAAACTATTAAATTTATTGTTAGCTCAACTAAATACCAGGTTTTAAGTACTGAATAGATAATGTTAATAAGTTGCAAGAACTGTTTGGGTTTACAGTGTATAGGCTGAGGTCTATTGTGTTTCGGAAggtttttttaagctatctgctctccttatcgaacagttaggctgtagccactggctgcaccatctgctctagtttaatttcatgcctattttgtcagtatagcttaaaaattcaggatatggcagcCTTTGACAGTGAATgattttaaatcgcagatgaccgcgactcgctgtaatagcgcttctcacggcaataacgcgatttacaccacagcattggagtgaggggcaggatctgtccctgacgggacaaattaaaattacccgaaaaacgggatgtcccgcccaatacgggacggttggcaaccctatgagacgcaactttggtcattagaatgtctggaataatcgatcacctaataaggcaatattttgatcaggggttgacacagggagagattgcattaagtcttttaataggggataatttcaaaatgagtccgcggcacctccgcagaagactggcctggcttcgtctctaccgaaggagatacagtgatccagctgagatcatgaaataacggttttgttttctcgagatctcgaattagtcgtgttgttttctcgagatcctgaattaattatgtcgttatctcgggataacaaggtgaataaaaaaagattatatgaagggcctctctcagcaataaaggaggagaggggcgacagcccgaggaaagcccccacaggagcgcacagcatttgtaacacaggctacccaactcagtacaggaacaaagcacttagtgtgtgcagtcggcttcgtgcgcattgttttgcacctctcggaggaaggggtaggtgccctgtaaatctttggaaaaggtacattttcttttcggcataattgctgcggcattactgctgctagctgctagacaaagaacattcgcgccagttaatgtttattttattgttgcatggcaacacgttctgttgtctggaataatgtggctaaataaacacccatgccacagggccagggggcggtaaccaggaaagtttgcgattcctgtcaattcatcaaaatagtaaatgcagacatttctccgctaatgattcccacgctgctcagtcgctaacgtcgcgagtggcgaaaaccgggacatatccgtgtcctgacagacttttgtcgggactcgggacacacaaccccaaaccgggactgtgtaaaaccgggacgtctggtcaccctatgtaaAATGGTCCTGTGGAGATGAATCTCTGCCTGAGGAAGCTGTGTGAAGAGTTattttaaaacattattattTTAGTAATACCGTAATGTTATTGGTTTTAAGCAGGAACTGATGGTGGGTTTTAAGTCGGTTTTAGACCGAAATTTtcggctttgctcctgcttgaacttctcttttctgcttttttcactatttctctattttttcttatttgctttctttttatttacattcaacaagataacctagaagttagacaaagcaactgacacagaagactggattatagcaaaatggggaaaccaaggaactctagtaacaaatggactgagcttgaaaaaagaatttctagcctggaatctatgattaatgcccgtctattaaggattgaagggagtccagcagccgataccgctaaagggaatgcggggaatgttcagcatctgaatgatgggaacttggatgaatcggttgacttcacaaagcaaaatgtgagtactgattgctggaaaagacaaggtgctagacccaaaaacaaaagggcattAACTTCAACTCCATTGTGGTCTGATGCCGTCAAACCTACAGTCTATGAATACCACCGGGCTGAAAACTACAGATATACACAGCCCATTACACTCCAGAACAGATTTCAGTGCCTTACAGACATGGAACCAGTAGTTCCTAGAAAGTGGCAGAATTTGAATAGCAAAAATAAAGCTCGCAGTAGAGGTAGAAAGCAGCCGCCAACACCTGTTAATCCTACAACCCTTGTTGTGGGTGATTTCACTGTGGAAAATATTGGAGGAGAGTCCATGGTTGTGTGCTGTTTTCCTTACGCTTCCATCTCAGAgactacagacaacatttcaaaaatgctgtcaaactacaaatcaattaaacgcattattgtgcatgttggagcaaatgatgttttcagggaacagctcactgtgaggaaatctttcaaagaccttttttctgccctaaacggacttggaatgcctttttttatcagtggtccattaccaggatctgtgatcggcaattacgggttttcccgactgctcagtctcaacacctggcttgcaaagacatgtttttcctctggcattaattttattgacaactttaaccttttctggaaacataaagcctttttcagcccaaatagcacagaactcagctggactggtgccaaagtcttggcagaccattatcaacactctgtccaccattccatgccgaccttgggtacactctctgataagcgctctgtagctgcactgaaaggagctaacaacactgatacgaactctgtttgggtacaaactgaacctCCCAGGGACATCAACAACGGCTCAAAAACAGTACGGAAACACACTGAGGTTCAAACTCGAGcagtgaatctgcaggcagaaagaagtgggactaacgctcactctgatggatacaagcaaaactccttgtcaccaatgaaggcaactaagcccccagcaactacagaggatcatgctgactcatctgcccccaatacagttcaggaaaatgatcagagggtggatctatcaccacacacatccccgtcactttccaaggctagcaacatgatatctgagctaacgggtaagctggcagaactatcagaaagacaatcagataaacaagcatcaccacaacctcctgagactggcaataggcaatcaccaaTAACAGCGgtggatgtaaccccaagcccctctgtatctccttcaccccccagactgcgttttcctgagaaaatggagagactattgtctttaagccgagtgtctttggcaagcccaaaaggacactcaaatcaagtaccgtacacagagctgtctcatggtcaggccttgtgtaccccaaaatctctaatgatatatccaactgccacagcacccaagaaacagagggcaccacctccccctgtgattacagataagactgaaggaccatgtgcacagctacagttcaccagcagcagtgaagaccttcatgttggaacgaactgatataatctgggtccagatggtagttttgaaaataagctgggacccacaacgtacttttctattcctgtgctaacaagaaggagaggtgttcttattcatcctatcaatggggtaaactcatcaaatctccttccagttccaaaacaaccacagaacgcttctgtggaaattatccccacattcactgtaaaactagctgTTCAGAATGcaagatcacttaataagcctttttttaattaatgacttcatcggtacacaaactggattttatgcttcttactgaaacttggcttgaacaatcaagcagctctattactcttattgaagcaactcccccactctttgatttcatgagtgttggaagagccaataaacggggaggaggaatagcaaatatatacaaggcatgttttcagtacaaacagacaactcttggtgactttacatcttttgaatacctaagtgcaatcctaaaatgttcttctaacatattagtgttgactatttacagaccaccaagactttctgcaccactgttcctagaggagtttggggaactgttgtcaaatatttgtttagagtttgacaatcttattatttctggggattttaatttccatgttgataatccagataacacgtatgcaaatgaatttcttacactgattgaagccttcaacctaacacaacatgtacaagggccaacacactcccatggccacaccctcgaccttgtcatcattaagggtcttaatgtatctactagtgtcatggacctgggtatatctgatcatttctgtgttttctttggtgtttccatttcccctcactttcaaaacaagtctgtgactgtaaaaaagagggtaattaccaacagcacagcagctctttttgagcaggcactcagaactcccatgtcaatcttcagattgtgcagatgatctaatggaaatttttaattcaagaatgaatcatattatggatgctattgctccttttaaaaccaaaagagtcatagacaaaggaaaagcaccctggaaactaaatccagcagttaaaatgttaaagagggaatgtagaaagtctgaaagaaaatggcgtaaatctaaactccagattcattatcaaatctacaaagggatgttatgtaaatacaactcagaaatttctaaagcaagacagtctttttttgctgacattattaataggaatatcaacaatgcccgtgtgctattttctacagttgaaaagttaacaaacccatcaaaacaaatgccttctgaatttctctcagttaatacatgcaacgactttgcatcttttttcaaaggaaagattgataaaatacgtatgaatatagccacacaggtgcaaacacttcaaaatctggaaccattggataacgagagagggggtcgtaatacaatgtcaacatttagtttaattgatgttgagactctgagaaaaacagtacaaagtctcagctcctccacatctgaactggacattttccctacagtctttttcaaatctgttcttcacctaatatcagacgaggtacttcagattatcaacacctccttacgaactggcatgtttccctcatctctgaaaaaagcggttgtaaaacccctactgaaaaagaacaACCTGGATGTCtccgtactcaacaactacaggcccatatccaatttgccattcgttggtaaaataattgaaaaaattgtttttaatcaattaactgccttcctgacattaaacggatgttttgataagtttcactcaggttttcgtgccaatcatagcactgaaacagctcttactaaagtcatgaatgacctacgtcttaattctgatgctggtaaaacatcagtcttggtgcttttagacttaagtgctgcatttgacacggtagatcattccatactgttacatcgactggagcattgggttggatttactggtatagtaatcaactggttaaaatcttacctacaacaaagatttttttatgtggccattggaggccacagttcatcacccgtgtccttgaactgtggggttccccagggctcaatcctggaaccattactattcaaccttttatATGCtctcacttggacaaattattaagaataactcagtaaacttccatagctatgcagatgacactcagctttacttagctatgtcacctaatgactatgcccctcttgagtctcttcatagatgcattgaccaaattaacaaatggatgtctcacaattttcttcagctgaacgcagataaaactgaagcaattatatttggcaaaaaggaggaaaggcttaggattgccactgttcttgaaagtaaggggcttaaagcaaaggatgctgtcaaaaaccttggtgtccttattgacagtgaacttaacttcaacagtcatatgaaagtggtaaaaaagtctgcattctatcacctaaaaaacatttctaaactcaggggtctcatgtcaaaacatgatctagaaaaacttgttcatgctttcatctccagtagggttgattactgcaatagccttttcacgggtcttccaaaaaagaccatcaaagagcttcagctaatccaaaatgcagcagcaagggttcttacaagaacaaaaagggttgtccatatcactccaatcctaaggtctctgcactggctcccagtgagctatagaattgactttaaagcactacttcttctatttaaaacattaaatgggatgggacccagctacctattggatatgtttcaattatatgcaccaactaggtctctaagatcacaggaggaaaacttgctagtaataccagctgtcaaaacgaagtgtggcaaAGCAGCCCTTAGTTGCTTTTATTTGGTGAtctgattaactttatttcattttattattttatttctactattgtttaattcttatttttcttccccaattattttatgtaattttattttctattgtttactgttctgcttttacttctgtaaagcacattgaactgccactgtgtataaaatgtgctatataaataaacttgccttgccttgcctttatgTGTTGAAACAGAGCTGACCCGGAAACTAACTTCAGCAGAACTTTCTACACAAACTCCAGAAGAACAATCACCTGAAGCCTGAAAGCGGTGCAGAAACACCACACCCGGGTGTTAATTACTGTTAAATATCAAGAATACTTTTTACTCAGGTGGGGTTTGGTTGTTTGTGTTGTGATCCAGTGGACTCAGGACTGAAGAAAAAATGGCGACCACCTTCTTTAGCTTCAGCTTTACTTCCTCTTCTAGAAGTCAGTGATGAAAACACGGGGAGAATCTGAGTCTGAATGTCTGGTTGATTTCTCACCTATACAGGGCTGATGGTGGTGTTTGACATGACCTTCTGCTGTGTTCTTCGTGGTGTCATCTTCATGATCATCTCCATAACTAGGAAGTGATTTTTATTCAGGTACGAGTGTATCACAGTAATATTTGTTTGTGAGCTTCCAGTGttactcttgccccttttccaccaaagcagttccagggctggttcggggccagtgcttagtttggaaccgggttttctgtttccactgacaaggaactggctctggggccagaaaaaccggttccaggctagcaccatctctctgctgggccagaggaaagaactgcttacgtcagcggggggggggggcggagttgttaagaccaacaacaataacaagaccgcgaaagatcgccatttttaagcgacgagaagcagcagctgtacaaacgcaaagtcatttattattattgttgttgctgctgcttcttccgtgttgtttttgcttcgatattcgcgccaaggtttatgcaaacgtagcaacgtaactgacgtatacagcgacataatgaagtggcttcccttagcaccgcgaggtatggaaaagcaaactggttctcagctggctcgcaagttgaacgagttgtgaaccagcaccagcactggccccgaaccagccctggaactgatttggtggaaaagggtagAGAGTCGCTCGAAGAGTTTTAACTgtgaagtagaggtctgcgcgggacagaattttcagtcccgctcccgcattgtgcagtcccgctcccgcaaagaattatgattttcagtcccgctcccgtccgcgcctgccatattttgtcctgctcccgcccgcaaatcccgcatgatgcagacgttcgcgttatttctcacgaaagttcctgtcattggcttggggaattaaacatgctgagcttagctgagctctccactgaccgatccttcatttattgtaagtttgtttagactctgacattctgctgacacattccaagttgagcgctgcatgcgctcatgattgacagctctcgctttgattgacagctctcgctttgcgcactcgcactcccacttccgagtctgtggcgttatgattccaaccgcgatttcattctcctctcatatgaagtgctgcgcaaccacaaccagctcctcagattatacactgtctatttctagctttaaattgaacaatctgtgcgatacacagtcctttttaatactttttaatacttgggactaatactcttgactttttagcggtaaatgtacctctttttaaagcagcacttgcttctgaagcactgtgagcttcactagaggagctctgctcttctgccatgatcggagatctcaaacacggaagagcggaaaggaatcggaaacgtacgcgagattagaccacatctgcaaatttaggcatcttaaaatgtttttattaatgccaaataaaatatccagcacaaattatatatgatagacataaattaataatttataaattttattttaaacacgtttttagttagcgggactgcagcttatcacctctcccgcccatgCCCgcgttgtgcactccccctcccgcccgcgcccgcaatgagctttcaaaatttgtcccgcaccgctTTGCGTCAGTTCCCGCGGGACtctcgcgggagtgcagggctctactgtgaAGACAAGAAAataggtgtagtggtcagcactgtcgcctcacagcaagaaggttctgggttcgagtccaggttgtttatatataaaatgtatgtgtttTTATATAGCAGGGCTCACAACTTGTCCTGCCGGGCAAGTTGAAacaaaatttacttgtccgaatgtgaagttgacttgtccgaagaaaaatttgagaaaaaaacccacaaaaactatttgtaataaactaatttcaccagaattactttaacacaatctattcactgcagaaaaaaattggactccatcaatcaatttatttatgagaaattgaaaaccagaaaattaaaattatacagtatattttcatttttaaattatgaactttgaatatatatcctccactgattacagGTTGTTtaattattcattgtggctcctgtatggtatttaatggttgcgatgaaagtcgcagtgttttttaggtttttgttgcgattacattgtgggaggaagtgaaagttgcgagaaatggttgcgattaaaattgagtgatatgttaaatattaagttattactgaaaaactattgattaaaagagcaaagacactgagaaatggtcctataaacaactttgccaatataaaagattaccaggactacaaaaatgcagaaaaataggctttacttatccaaatgcacctgttggttcaaaagttaaagtgcagagaacctcacagcacaacatgaagttaccttcaaatataatataaatgcctcagctttcatgtaagaaaaaaaatattaatactagtactgtgtgcaggcagtctctcctgaagactaaattaaacaataattataaactaataaaataaatggctcaggcttcatagaagaaaaaaaaacaatttgaacagaatctcacagtatgatgctgaagctgcctaaacaatggaaaataaaataccattttggcaaaaatgttggcatccat contains the following coding sequences:
- the LOC132883391 gene encoding uncharacterized protein LOC132883391 isoform X1, which translates into the protein MGKPRNSSNKWTELEKRISSLESMINARLLRIEGSPAADTAKGNAGNVQHLNDGNLDESVDFTKQNVSTDCWKRQGARPKNKRALTSTPLWSDAVKPTVYEYHRAENYRYTQPITLQNRFQCLTDMEPVVPRKWQNLNSKNKARSRGRKQPPTPVNPTTLVVGDFTVENIGGESMVVCCFPYASISETTDNISKMLSNYKSIKRIIVHVGANDVFREQLTVRKSFKDLFSALNGLGMPFFISGPLPGSVIGNYGFSRLLSLNTWLAKTCFSSGINFIDNFNLFWKHKAFFSPNSTELSWTGAKVLADHYQHSVHHSMPTLGTLSDKRSVAALKGANNTDTNSVWVQTEPPRDINNGSKTVRKHTEVQTRAVNLQAERSGTNAHSDGYKQNSLSPMKATKPPATTEDHADSSAPNTVQENDQRVDLSPHTSPSLSKASNMISELTGKLAELSERQSDKQASPQPPETGNRQSPITAVDVTPSPSVSPSPPRLRFPEKMERLLSLSRVSLASPKGHSNQVPYTELSHGQALCTPKSLMIYPTATAPKKQRAPPPPVITDKTEGPCAQLQFTSSSEDLHVGTN